A single window of Scylla paramamosain isolate STU-SP2022 chromosome 41, ASM3559412v1, whole genome shotgun sequence DNA harbors:
- the LOC135093055 gene encoding LOW QUALITY PROTEIN: E3 ubiquitin-protein ligase SHPRH-like (The sequence of the model RefSeq protein was modified relative to this genomic sequence to represent the inferred CDS: deleted 1 base in 1 codon) gives MVRNKQPPQQLNDAQQRRNNWNLLDGAAGPADHGGAGERGAGGGERQPDMDGRGRGGRPRQARHEEEEDDLLDLIVRDEYEDDDDDDDDDDDVDFIPRRVHFAELDDVYVDDDVEVVEVARVVPRRRQQHQQQEVEYGAFRDVLDNAQFYVRVGMDGDSARREKDRNIVCYLGSLSVALQNAMTQEEMREMPCSEFWLYVSEEADKSALYFEWSSAEGSPKKAKQRKRSADNFRFYMVAGTLPVDIWQGLGTQCHFDVRLGALQTNTLSLEVYLKKGALFDLTQRGDKAIRSEGMGAVIAHFFSVEMVTYSGEEVLKHDLEELYSAIKAHHFGQQYSAVDPQHPSLFPKLRPYQRSAVQWMLHQENYGEEDAHRRPTDALHCLYTEIKSQDGVVLYFNKFAGFLVKDKPLAVPPTPGGILADEMGLGKTVEVLSCMLCHPRLDVPKPEYLEPVTVEAQKTRRRSKATKRLTGEDIFTLDAPEKEEEKKDEEKEVGKTEETEKIKSKSERTRTRARSKRPAGRIKVHIPKKTESNPEVTRSGRPRRNAAKVINGYASMDDDREEEDSDGEPEINLEEEDDDEYEEEEEDEEDEEYKVEEKKPRKVVLPQTASQIVEKEIKNSSEWTAIESVILQECWGGKVGQYKKEGSFKDFRKFLRMRKKDPYYMMTLRERIQLQHQTDLARYSATEIVKRRTIQNFFNTKVEPKTYFECICGAADVDTGRFRVQCGVCGLWQHAECVQYDVSDSFRGAYVCPHCWTTQPPVTSGATLIVTPSSISYQWVNEIMKHVKHKSVRMLVYRGVAAHGYTQPHCLAKFDIVITTYETLSRELNYVDLPHSNSQAGRRFRHPKRFMATPSPLPCVEWWRVCLDEAQMVECTTTKTAEMALRLAAVNRWCVTGTPVQKTVNELQGLLMFLGVDPYCVPQWWTRCLYQPYCRGVKAPLHSVLARHLWRNSKKDVIHQINIPQQTEEVHWLSFTRVEEHFYQGLLAQCSFDAHHRLNRFPDGNTKLSSLDRATLTYLLQPLLKLRQACNHPQVVRGQFLPLARKTMTMEMLLENLMKKTKVEAEEAHRLLIASINGLAAIHIIRQEWVEAVEAYREALQSMEEHSDIKTDSLQRLHTLHNLAEVLEASHPGIHPTLRDAKLKEEAEAIRSKYLSQHPQQVTSSKEECLSNTTAVQDLLKSFVSDGSWWLAALQSFDNEFVLEVRDEMLSSYSRFEENKCLLHPVTTRTHLQLVLNAEMKKLNSQRDDMIKGIEHLHTLDRAALLSGAIDCHLRPTETEPPQCLLCATHEFFEDYEETLFSMRETKHSRTTEVSRETQDVKDQAVMRLATRRGHWGQGEVERVLRYLQTKCLPRVEEEVYQDSQTHFRMLDAMKKEFKNYRIWWRAVFDSVSALDEVNMATIRLRLRLPDEELPQQQKGRRREGDDLDQRQDVVRYILEPTEISQQELRLNSERVVAANDLKTKLGQLLYLQNVAKTDFGKHGGHNPEPCPICQGELGEKWAVLGCCHSYCMYCIRALINQASSGINRSVLKCPVCRQPTRTREVSYVDVQASVEEEEVKVQGSLSTKMQGVVRLMLRLRQRDPNAKVLIFSSWVDVLDVIADAFAQNGITYRALHQRTKFHRHLNSFKTNSQITALLLPISSGANGLNIVEARHVVLVEPILNPAAELQAIGRVHRIGQTKETTVHRFLVRKTIEERMYHILRHHCNLSDTGQHTDENTVTIEDLRNLFRHPEELELEKELERRETENAGGDNRPGAPSGVGGARGGDGVDEGTRDGDNGDEMDILDEMCGVRELEEGNNSRLDGDRDTSTSRDGDDGDGDGGGDDGEMS, from the exons atggtgagaAACAAACAACCTCCACAGCAATTAAATGACGCACAGCAGAGGAGAAATAACTGGAACCTGCTGGATGGCGCTGCTGGACCTGCTGAccatggaggagcaggagagagaggagcaggaggaggggagagacaaCCAGATAtggacggaagaggaagaggaggaagaccacgGCAAGCTAgacatgaagaagaggaagatgatttGCTGGATTTGATAGTGAGAGATGaatatgaagatgatgatgatgatgatgatgatgatgatgatgtggactTCATACCAAGGCGTGTCCACTTTGCGGAGTTGGATGATGTATATGTGGATGACGACgtggaagtggtggaggtggcgcgAGTTGTGCCCAGGCGGaggcagcagcatcaacagcagGAGGTGGAATACGGCGCCTTCCGTGACGTGTTAGATAATGCTCAGTTTTACGTCCGCGTGGGGATGGACGGTGACAGCgcaaggagggagaaggacagGAATATTGTGTGCTACCTCGGGAGTCTGTCAGTGGCCCTGCAGAACGCCATGACGCAGGAGGAGATGCGGGAGATGCCATGCAGTGAATTTTGGCTGTATGTCAGTGAAGAGGCGGACAAGAGCGCGCTGTACTTCGAGTGGTCGTCAGCGGAAGGCTCCCCAAAGAAAGCCAAGCAGAGGAAGAGATCTGCCGACAACTTCCGGTTCTACATGGTGGCAGGCACCCTCCCCGTGGACATCTGGCAGGGGCTGGGGACACAGTGCCACTTTGATGTGCGTCTGGGTGCCCTGCAAACCAACACCCTGTCACTAGAGGTATACCTAAAGAAGGGTGCATTGTTTGACCTGACTCAGCGCGGCGACAAGGCCATCAGAAGTGAGGGCATGGGAGCGGTGATTGCACACTTCTTCAGCGTTGAAATGGTGACCTACAGCGGCGAGGAGGTGCTGAAACACGACTTGGAGGAGCTGTACAGTGCTATCAAGGCCCACCACTTTGGCCAGCAGTACAGCGCCGTGGACCCTCAGCATCCGAGCCTGTTTCCTAAGCTCCGGCCGTACCAGAGGAGTGCCGTGCAGTGGATGCTTCACCAGGAGAACTACGGGGAGGAGGATGCCCACAGGAGGCCCACAGACGCCCTGCACTGCCTGTACACGGAGATCAAGAGCCAGGATGGTGTGGTGCTGTATTTCAACAAGTTCGCTGGGTTCCTGGTGAAAGATAAGCCCCTTGCTGTGCCACCAACACCTGGGGGCATCCTGGCAGACGAGATGGGGCTGGGGAAGACTGTGGAGGTGCTGTCCTGCATGCTGTGTCACCCTCGCCTGGACGTCCCAAAGCCTGAATACTTGGAACCAGTGACAGTTGAGGCtcagaagacgaggaggaggagtaaagcaACGAAGAGATTAACTGGGGAAGACATTTTCACCTTAGACGCaccggagaaggaggaggagaagaaagatgaggagaaggaggtagggaaaacagaggagacagagaagatTAAGAGTAAAAGTGAGAGAACAAGAACCAGGGCACGCAGCAAGAGACCGGCTGGCAGGATTAAGGTTCACAttccaaagaaaacggagagcaACCCAGAGGTGACGAGGAGCGGGCGGCCTCGGAGAAACGCGGCGAAGGTCATCAACGGTTACGCCTCAATGGACGacgacagggaggaggaggacagcgaCGGAGAACCTGAGATAAacttagaagaggaggatgacgacgaatacgaggaagaggaggaggacgaggaggacgaggagtataaagtggaggagaagaagccgCGGAAAGTCGTCCTTCCACAAACGGCGAGTCAGATagtggagaaagagataaagaacagCAGCGAGTGGACAGCCATCGAGTCTGTCATTCTGCAGGAGTGCTGGGGCGGAAAGGTGGGGCAGTACAAGAAGGAAGGCTCGTTTAAGGACTTCCGCAAGTTCCTGAGGATGCGTAAGAAGGATCCCTACTACATGATGACCTTGAGGGAGCGAATACAACTGCAGCATCAGACGGATCTCGCTCGTTACAGCGCCACGGAGATCGTCAAGCGGAGAACGATACAGAATTTCTTCAACACGAAAGTGGAGCCAAAGACTTACTTCGAGTGCATCTGTGGAGCGGCAGATGTGGACACAGGGCGGTTCagggtgcagtgtggtgtgtgtgggttgtggcAGCATGcagagtgtgtgcagtatgatGTGAGTGATTCTTTCAGGGGTGCCTATGTCTGTCCCCACTGCTGGACCACTCAGCCGCCTGTCACCTCCGGCGCCACACTCATCGTCACGCCCTCCTCCATCAgctaccag TGGGTGAACGAGATCATGAAGCACGTGAAGCACAAATCAGTGCGCATGTTGGTGTACCGCGGTGTGGCTGCGCACGGCTACACCCAGCCACACTGCCTCGCCAAGTTCGACATTGTCATCACCACTTACGAGACTCTGAGCCGAGAGCTGAACTATGTTGACCTGCCCCACAGCAACAGTCAGGCCGGCCGCAG GTTCCGCCACCCAAAGCGGTTCATGGCCACACCTTCTCCGCTGCCATGTGTAGAGTGGTGGCGTGTATGTCTGGACGAGGCGCAGATGGTTGaatgcaccaccaccaagacgGCTGAGATGGCACTGCGTCTGGCGGCCGTCAACAGGTGGTGCGTCACGGGAACACCGGTGCAGAAGACTGTGAATGAGCTGcag GGCCTGCTGATGTTCCTGGGCGTGGACCCGTACTGTGTGCCGCAGTGGTGGACGCGCTGCCTCTACCAGCCCTACTGCCGGGGGGTGAAGGCTCCCCTGCATTCCGTCCTGGCGCGACACCTCTGGAGGAACTCA AAAAAGGACGTTATTCATCAGATCAACATTCCACAGCAGACTGAGGAg GTACACTGGCTATCCTTCACAAGGGTAGAGGAGCACTTCTACCAAGGCCTCCTGGCGCAGTGTTCCTTCGACGCCCACCACAGGCTTAACCGCTTCCCAGACGGCAACACCAAGCTGAGTTCCCTGGACCGCGCCACCCTTACTTACCTGCTGCAGCCTCTCCTCAAGCTGCGTCAGGCTTGCAACCACCCACAG GTGGTGAGGGGTCAGTTCCTCCCGCTGGCCCGCAAAACAATGACGATGGAGATGCTGTTGGAAAACCTGATGAAGAAGACCaaggtggaggcggaggaggcacACCGGCTGCTCATCGCCTCCATCAACGGCTTGGCGGCCATCCACATCATCCGCCAGGAGTGGGTGGAGGCAGTGGAGGCGTACCGGGAAGCTCTGCAGTCCATGGAGGAACACTCGGATATCAAGACGGACTCCCTGCAGCgcctccacacactccacaaCTTGGCGGAGGTTCTGGAAGCCAGCCATCCCGGTATCCACCCCACACTGAGGGACGCCAAGCTCAAAGAGGAGGCTGAGGCAATACGCTCCAAGTACCTCAGCCAGCACCCCCAGCAG GTGACATCTAGCAAGGAGGAGTGCCTGAGCAACACAACTGCAGTGCAAGACCTCCTGAAGAGCTTTGTGTCGGACGGCAGTTGGTGGCTGGCGGCACTGCAGTCCTTCGACAACGAGTTCGTGCTGGAGGTCCGAGACGAGATGCTGTCCTCTTACTCCCGCTTTGAGGAGAACAAGTGTCTGCTGCATCCGGTCACCACACGCACGCACCTCCAGCTGGTTCTTAATGCCGAGATGAAGAAGCTAAACAGCCAACGTGACGACATGATTAAGGGCATCGAGCACCTGCACACGTTAGACCGCGCTGCTCTGCTCAGTGGTGCTATCGACTGCCACCTGCGGCCTACCGAGACAGAGCCGCCCCAGTGCCTCCTCTGTGCCACCCATGAGTTTTTCGAGGACTACGAGGAGACCCTGTTTTCCATGCGGGAGACCAAACACAGCCGCACCACCGAGGTCTCCAGGGAAACGCAGGATGTCAAGGACCAGGCCGTCATGCGCTTGGCCACCAGACGGGGACACTGGGGCCAGGGGGAGGTGGAGCGCGTCCTACGGTACCTGCAGACCAAGTGCCTGCCccgcgtggaggaggaggtgtatcAGGACTCCCAGACACACTTCCGCATGCTGGACGCCATGAAGAAGGAGTTTAAGAATTACCGTATCTGGTGGCGCGCCGTGTTTGACTCCGTGTCGGCGCTGGACGAGGTCAACATGGCCACCATACGGCTGCGGCTGCGGCTCCCGGACGAGGAACTCCCACAGCAACAGAaggggcggcggcgggaggGTGACGACCTGGACCAGCGGCAGGACGTGGTGCGGTACATCTTGGAGCCGACAGAAATCTCACAGCAGGAACTAAGGCTCAACTCGGAGCGTGTCGTGGCCGCCAATGACCTCAAGACAAAACTCGGGCAGCTGCTGTACCTGCAGAACGTGGCAAAGACCGATTTTGGCAAGCACGGCGGCCACAACCCCGAGCCATGCCCCATCTGTCAAGGGGAACTAGGAGAGAAGTGGGCCGTATTGGGATGCTGCCACAGTTACTGCATGTACTGCATCCGGGCGCTGATCAACCAGGCATCTAGCGGCATCAACAGGAGTGTGCTGAAGTGCCCCGTGTGTCGGCAGCCCACACGGACCAGGGAGGTGTCCTACGTGGATGTGCAGGccagtgtggaggaggaggaggtgaag gTCCAAGGCAGCCTGTCCACCAAGATGCAGGGTGTGGTGAGGCTAATGCTGAGGCTGCGACAGAGGGACCCCAATGCTAAGGtgctcattttctcctcctgggTCGATGTGCTGGATGTCATCGCCGACGCCTTCGCTCAAAACGGCATCACCTATCGGGCCCTCCACCAACGCACTAAATTTcat AGACACCTGAACAGCTTCAAGACAAACAGCCAGATCACTGCCCTTCTCCTCCCAATCTCCTCTGGCGCAAACGGCCTTAACATCGTAGAGGCAAGGCACGTCGTTTTGGTCGAGCCAATTCTGAACCCTGCCGCAGAACTACAAGCCATCGGGAGGGTGCACCGCATAGGCCAAACCAAGGAGACAACTGTGCATCGATTCCTGGTACGTAAGACAATTGAGGAGAGAATGTATCATATTTTAAGACACCATTGTAATCTCTCGGACACCGGCCAGCACACAGATGAAAACACAGTGACCATTGAAGACCTCAGGAACCTCTTTCGTCACCCTGAGGAGCTTGAGCTGGAAAAGGAGCTGGAGAGGAGGGAAACTGAGAACGCTGGTGGTGATAATCGTCCTGGGGCtccgagtggtgttggtggtgcacGGGGCGGTGATGGAGTGGATGAAGGGACAAGGGAtggtgacaatggtgatgaaATGGATATATTAGATGAGATGTGTGGGGTGAGGGAACTAGAGGAGGGAAATAACAGTAGACTTGATGGTGATAGGGACACCAGTACAAgtagagatggtgatgatggtgatggtgatggtggtggtgatgatggtgaaatgAGTTGA